Proteins encoded by one window of Leopardus geoffroyi isolate Oge1 chromosome X, O.geoffroyi_Oge1_pat1.0, whole genome shotgun sequence:
- the PHKA2 gene encoding phosphorylase b kinase regulatory subunit alpha, liver isoform isoform X5, which translates to MRSRSNSGVRLDGYARLVQQTILCYQNPVTGLLSASHEQKDAWVRDNIYSILAVWGLGMAYRKNADRDEDKAKAYELEQNVVKLMRGLLQCMMRQVHKVEKFKHTQSTKDSLHAKYNTATCSTVVGDDQWGHLQVDATSLFLLFLAQMTASGLRIIFTLDEVAFVQNLVFYIEAAYKVADYGMWERGDKTNQGIPELNASSVGMAKAALEAIDELDLFGAHGGRKSVIHVLPDDVEHCQSILFSMLPRASTSKEIDAGLLSIISFPAFAVEDMNLVNVTKNEIISKLQGRYGCCRFLRDGYKTPREDPNRLHYDPAELKLFENIECEWPVFWTYFIIDGVFNGDAVQVQEYREALEGILIRGKNGIHLVPELYAIPPNKVDEEYKNPHTVDRVPLGKLPHLWGQSLYILSSLLAEGFLATGEIDPLNRRFSTSVKPDVVVQVTVLAENNHIKDLLRKHGVNVQSIADIHPIRVQPGRILSHIYAKLGRNKNMKLSGRPYRHIGVLGTSKLYVIRNQIFTFTPQFTDQHHFYLALDNEMIVEMLRIELAYLCTCWRMTGRPTLTFPITHTMLTNDGSDIHSAVLSTIRKLEDGYFGGARVKLGSLSEFLTTSFYTYLTFLDPDCDEKLFNEDSEGSFSPDSDLGGYLEDTYNQVTESEDELDQYINHLLQSTSSKCYLPPLSKKTEDSHVFSAIHSTRDILSVMAKAKGLEIPFVPMTLPTKVLSTHRKSLNLVDSPQPLLNKAPEDDFQWPRDDHGDVDCDKLVEQLKDCSNLQDQADILYILYVIKGPSWDTNLSGQHGVTVHNLLSELYGKAGLNQEWGLIRYISGLLRKKVEVLAEACTDLLSHQKQLTVGLPPEPREKTISAPLPPEELTKLIYEASGQDISIAVLTQEIVVYLAMYVRAQPSLFVEMLRLRIGLIIQVMATELARSLNCSGEEASESLMNLSPFDMKNLLHHILSGKEFGVERSVRPIHSSTSSPAISIHEVGHTGVTKTERSGINRLRSEMKQMTRRFSADEQLFSVSQAVASSAHSSKSARSSTPSSPTGTSSSDSGGHHIGWGERQGQWLRRRRLDGAINRVPVGFYQRVWKILQKCHGLSIDGYVLPSSTTREMTPQEIKFAVHVESVLNRVPQPEYRQLLVEAIMVLTLLSDTEMNSIGGIIHVDQIVQMANQLFLQDQMSIGATDTLEKDQVTGICHFFYDSAPSGAYGTMTYLTKAVASHLQELLPNSGCQMQ; encoded by the exons AACGTGGTGAAACTGATGCGGGGTCTTCTCCAGTGCATGATGAGACAG GTACATAAAGTGGAGAAGTTCAAGCACACTCAGAGTACCAAGGACAGCCTGCACGCCAAGTACAACACTGCCACCTGCAGCACCGTGGTGGGTGACGACCAGTGGGGCCACCTCCAGGTGGATgccacctccctcttcctcctgttctTGGCCCAGATGACGGCCTCCG GTTTACGTATTATTTTCACCCTTGACGAGGTGGCCTTCGTACAGAATCTTGTTTTTTACATAGAAGCTGCATATAAAGTCGCT GATTATGGAATGTGGGAGCGCGGAGATAAGACTAATCAGGGCATTCCGGAATTGAACGCAAGCTCTGTAGGAATGGCCAAG GCAGCCCTTGAGGCAATTGACGAACTGGACCTCTTTGGAGCCCATGGGGGACGCAAGTCAGTGATCCACGTGCTGCCTGATGATGTGGAACACTGCCAG TCTATTCTGTTCTCCATGCTGCCAAGAGCATCAACGTCTAAGGAGATTGACGCTGGACTTCTTTCCATTATCTCTTTCCCGGCCTTTGCAGTGGAAGATATGAACCTTGTGAATGTgaccaaaaatgaaattatttccaagCTCCAG ggGCGTTATGGATGCTGTCGCTTCCTTCGAGACGGTTATAAAACCCCAAGAGAG GACCCAAACCGATTGCATTATGACCCTGCTGAACTCAAGCTCTTTGAAAACATTGAATGTGAATGGCCTGTGTTCTGGACATATTTCATAATAGATGGGGTCTTCAACGGTGACGCCGTTCAG GTCCAAGAGTACCGAGAGGCCCTGGAGGGAATATTAATCAGAGGCAAGAACGGGATCCACCTGGTGCCAGAACTGTATGCCATCCCACCTAACAAG GTAGATGAAGAGTATAAGAACCCCCACACGGTGGACAGAGTTCCTCTGGGGAAGCTGCCCCATCTGTGGGGTCAGTCCTTGTACATCCTCAGCTCGCTGTTGGCAGAG GGATTCCTTGCCACTGGAGAAATTGATCCCTTAAATAGAAGATTTTCCACTTCCGTCAAACCTGATGTCGTAGTGCAAG TCACCGTTCTGGCAGAAAACAACCACATTAAGGACTTGTTGAGGAAACATGGGGTAAACGTCCAGAGTATTGCTGACATTCATCCAATCCGAGTCCAGCCAGGCCGGATTCTTAGTCACATATATGCCAAGCTTG gaCGGAATAAGAATATGAAATTGAGTGGGCGGCCATATCGGCACATTGGCGTCCTTGGAACATCTAAGCTATATGTGATTAGGAACCAGATCTTTACTTTTACACCCCAG TTTACCGACCAGCATCATTTCTACCTGGCCCTGGACAATGAGATGATTGTGGAGATGCTGAGGATCGAACTGGCCTACTTGTGCACCTGCTGGCGGATGACGGGCAGACCCACGCTCACCTTCCCCATCACCCACACCATGCTCA caAATGATGGTTCAGACATTCATTCTGCAGTTCTTTCTACAATTAGAAAACTAGAGGATGGATATTTTGGAGGAGCCAg AGTAAAATTAGGGAGCCTTTCGGAATTTCTTACCACGTCTTTCTACACATATCTGACCTTCCTGGATCCAGACTGTGATGAGAAGTTGTTTAATGAGGACAGCGAAGGGAGCTTCAGTCCTGATTCCGACTTGGGAGGATATTTGGAAGATACCTATAATCAAG TTACAGAAAGCGAGGATGAACTTGACCAGTATATCAACCACCTCCTCCAAAGCACCTCTTCCAAGTGCTATCTGCCCCCTCTTTCTAAGAAGACAGAAGACAGCCATGTTTTCAGTGCCATCCACTCCACTCGGGATATACTTTCCGTGATGGCAAAAGCAAAGGGTTTGGAAATTCCAT ttgttcCCATGACTTTGCCAACTAAAGTTCTAAGTACCCACCGTAAATCACTAAATCTTGTTGATTCTCCTCAGCCACTCCTAAACAAG GCCCCCGAAGACGACTTCCAGTGGCCCAGAGATGACCATGGTGATGTGGACTGTGACAAGCTGGTTGAGCAGCTGAAAGATTGTTCAAACCTACAGGACCAAGCAGACATTCTGTACATTCTGTATGTAATAAA GGGCCCTAGCTGGGACACAAATCTCTCCGGACAGCACGGGGTCACCGTTCACAACCTCCTCAGCGAGCTCTATGGGAAAGCTGGCTTGAACCAGGAGTGGGGTTTGATTCGCTACATCTCTGGCCTGCTCAGGAAGAAAGTGGAGGTCCTGGCAGAG GCCTGCACGGACCTGCTGTCGCACCAGAAGCAGCTCACAGTGGGCCTGCCACCAGAGCCCCGGGAGAAGACCATCTCTGC GCCCCTGCCCCCCGAGGAGCTCACAAAGCTCATCTATGAAGCCAGCGGGCAGGACATCAGCATCGCCGTCCTCACACAG GAGATTGTGGTTTACCTGGCCATGTACGTCAGGGCGCAGCCCAGCCTCTTCGTGGAGATGCTCAGACTGCGGATTGGACTGATCATTCAGGTGATGGCCACGGAGCTGGCACGGAGCCTGAACTGCTCAG GAGAAGAAGCTTCTGAAAGTTTGATGAACCTCAGCCCTTTTGACATGAAAAACCTTCTGCACCATATTCTGAGTGGAAAAGAATTTGGCGTTGAAAGAAGCG TGCGACCCATCCATTCCTCCACATCCAGCCCTGCCATCTCCATCCATGAGGTGGGACACACGGGAGTCACCAAAACCGAGAGGAGTGGCATTAACAGGCTGAGGAGCGAGATGAAACAG aTGACTAGGCGATTTAGTGCTGATGAACAG CTCTTTTCTGTGAGCCAGGCCGTGGCCAGCAGTGCACATTCCTCCAAGTCTGCG AGATCCAGCACCCCATCCTCGCCCACTGGCACATCATCGTCAGACTCTGGCGGGCATCACATTGGCTGGGGGGAGCGGCAGGGCCAGTGGCTACGCAGGAGGAGGCTGGACGGAGCCATCAACAGGGTCCCCGTGGGATTCTACCAGAGGGTGTGGAAGATCCTTCAGAAG TGCCATGGTCTGTCCATCGACGGTTATGTGCTCCCGTCCTCAACGACAAGAGAG ATGACCCCACAGGAGATCAAGTTCGCCGTGCACGTTGAGTCGGTGCTGAACCGCGTGCCGCAGCCCGAGTACCGGCAGCTGCTGGTGGAGGCCATCATGGTGCTGACGCTGCTCTCAGACACGGAGATGAACAGCATCGGGGGCATCATCCACGTGGACCAGATCGTGCAGATGGCCAACCAGCTATTCCTACAGGACCAG ATGTCAATTGGAGCCACGGATACCCTGGAGAAAGACCAAGTCACGGGCATTTGCCACTTCTTTTACGACAGCGCCCCGAGTGGGGCTTATGGGACAATGACCTACCTGACAAAGGCAGTGGCTTCCCATTTGCAGGAACTGCTGCCCAATTCAGGCTGCCAGATGCAATAG
- the PHKA2 gene encoding phosphorylase b kinase regulatory subunit alpha, liver isoform isoform X3, giving the protein MRSRSNSGVRLDGYARLVQQTILCYQNPVTGLLSASHEQKDAWVRDNIYSILAVWGLGMAYRKNADRDEDKAKAYELEQNVVKLMRGLLQCMMRQVHKVEKFKHTQSTKDSLHAKYNTATCSTVVGDDQWGHLQVDATSLFLLFLAQMTASGLRIIFTLDEVAFVQNLVFYIEAAYKVADYGMWERGDKTNQGIPELNASSVGMAKAALEAIDELDLFGAHGGRKSVIHVLPDDVEHCQSILFSMLPRASTSKEIDAGLLSIISFPAFAVEDMNLVNVTKNEIISKLQGRYGCCRFLRDGYKTPREDPNRLHYDPAELKLFENIECEWPVFWTYFIIDGVFNGDAVQVQEYREALEGILIRGKNGIHLVPELYAIPPNKVDEEYKNPHTVDRVPLGKLPHLWGQSLYILSSLLAEGFLATGEIDPLNRRFSTSVKPDVVVQVTVLAENNHIKDLLRKHGVNVQSIADIHPIRVQPGRILSHIYAKLGRNKNMKLSGRPYRHIGVLGTSKLYVIRNQIFTFTPQFTDQHHFYLALDNEMIVEMLRIELAYLCTCWRMTGRPTLTFPITHTMLTNDGSDIHSAVLSTIRKLEDGYFGGARVKLGSLSEFLTTSFYTYLTFLDPDCDEKLFNEDSEGSFSPDSDLGGYLEDTYNQVTESEDELDQYINHLLQSTSSKCYLPPLSKKTEDSHVFSAIHSTRDILSVMAKAKGLEIPFVPMTLPTKVLSTHRKSLNLVDSPQPLLNKAPEDDFQWPRDDHGDVDCDKLVEQLKDCSNLQDQADILYILYVIKGPSWDTNLSGQHGVTVHNLLSELYGKAGLNQEWGLIRYISGLLRKKVEVLAEACTDLLSHQKQLTVGLPPEPREKTISAPLPPEELTKLIYEASGQDISIAVLTQEIVVYLAMYVRAQPSLFVEMLRLRIGLIIQVMATELARSLNCSGEEASESLMNLSPFDMKNLLHHILSGKEFGVERSGFYGPSGFFACCSSDGHSLTHSLDACGARAVWQVLFQVLETEHWPGQTRLSSNGVLRPIHSSTSSPAISIHEVGHTGVTKTERSGINRLRSEMKQMTRRFSADEQRSSTPSSPTGTSSSDSGGHHIGWGERQGQWLRRRRLDGAINRVPVGFYQRVWKILQKCHGLSIDGYVLPSSTTREMTPQEIKFAVHVESVLNRVPQPEYRQLLVEAIMVLTLLSDTEMNSIGGIIHVDQIVQMANQLFLQDQMSIGATDTLEKDQVTGICHFFYDSAPSGAYGTMTYLTKAVASHLQELLPNSGCQMQ; this is encoded by the exons AACGTGGTGAAACTGATGCGGGGTCTTCTCCAGTGCATGATGAGACAG GTACATAAAGTGGAGAAGTTCAAGCACACTCAGAGTACCAAGGACAGCCTGCACGCCAAGTACAACACTGCCACCTGCAGCACCGTGGTGGGTGACGACCAGTGGGGCCACCTCCAGGTGGATgccacctccctcttcctcctgttctTGGCCCAGATGACGGCCTCCG GTTTACGTATTATTTTCACCCTTGACGAGGTGGCCTTCGTACAGAATCTTGTTTTTTACATAGAAGCTGCATATAAAGTCGCT GATTATGGAATGTGGGAGCGCGGAGATAAGACTAATCAGGGCATTCCGGAATTGAACGCAAGCTCTGTAGGAATGGCCAAG GCAGCCCTTGAGGCAATTGACGAACTGGACCTCTTTGGAGCCCATGGGGGACGCAAGTCAGTGATCCACGTGCTGCCTGATGATGTGGAACACTGCCAG TCTATTCTGTTCTCCATGCTGCCAAGAGCATCAACGTCTAAGGAGATTGACGCTGGACTTCTTTCCATTATCTCTTTCCCGGCCTTTGCAGTGGAAGATATGAACCTTGTGAATGTgaccaaaaatgaaattatttccaagCTCCAG ggGCGTTATGGATGCTGTCGCTTCCTTCGAGACGGTTATAAAACCCCAAGAGAG GACCCAAACCGATTGCATTATGACCCTGCTGAACTCAAGCTCTTTGAAAACATTGAATGTGAATGGCCTGTGTTCTGGACATATTTCATAATAGATGGGGTCTTCAACGGTGACGCCGTTCAG GTCCAAGAGTACCGAGAGGCCCTGGAGGGAATATTAATCAGAGGCAAGAACGGGATCCACCTGGTGCCAGAACTGTATGCCATCCCACCTAACAAG GTAGATGAAGAGTATAAGAACCCCCACACGGTGGACAGAGTTCCTCTGGGGAAGCTGCCCCATCTGTGGGGTCAGTCCTTGTACATCCTCAGCTCGCTGTTGGCAGAG GGATTCCTTGCCACTGGAGAAATTGATCCCTTAAATAGAAGATTTTCCACTTCCGTCAAACCTGATGTCGTAGTGCAAG TCACCGTTCTGGCAGAAAACAACCACATTAAGGACTTGTTGAGGAAACATGGGGTAAACGTCCAGAGTATTGCTGACATTCATCCAATCCGAGTCCAGCCAGGCCGGATTCTTAGTCACATATATGCCAAGCTTG gaCGGAATAAGAATATGAAATTGAGTGGGCGGCCATATCGGCACATTGGCGTCCTTGGAACATCTAAGCTATATGTGATTAGGAACCAGATCTTTACTTTTACACCCCAG TTTACCGACCAGCATCATTTCTACCTGGCCCTGGACAATGAGATGATTGTGGAGATGCTGAGGATCGAACTGGCCTACTTGTGCACCTGCTGGCGGATGACGGGCAGACCCACGCTCACCTTCCCCATCACCCACACCATGCTCA caAATGATGGTTCAGACATTCATTCTGCAGTTCTTTCTACAATTAGAAAACTAGAGGATGGATATTTTGGAGGAGCCAg AGTAAAATTAGGGAGCCTTTCGGAATTTCTTACCACGTCTTTCTACACATATCTGACCTTCCTGGATCCAGACTGTGATGAGAAGTTGTTTAATGAGGACAGCGAAGGGAGCTTCAGTCCTGATTCCGACTTGGGAGGATATTTGGAAGATACCTATAATCAAG TTACAGAAAGCGAGGATGAACTTGACCAGTATATCAACCACCTCCTCCAAAGCACCTCTTCCAAGTGCTATCTGCCCCCTCTTTCTAAGAAGACAGAAGACAGCCATGTTTTCAGTGCCATCCACTCCACTCGGGATATACTTTCCGTGATGGCAAAAGCAAAGGGTTTGGAAATTCCAT ttgttcCCATGACTTTGCCAACTAAAGTTCTAAGTACCCACCGTAAATCACTAAATCTTGTTGATTCTCCTCAGCCACTCCTAAACAAG GCCCCCGAAGACGACTTCCAGTGGCCCAGAGATGACCATGGTGATGTGGACTGTGACAAGCTGGTTGAGCAGCTGAAAGATTGTTCAAACCTACAGGACCAAGCAGACATTCTGTACATTCTGTATGTAATAAA GGGCCCTAGCTGGGACACAAATCTCTCCGGACAGCACGGGGTCACCGTTCACAACCTCCTCAGCGAGCTCTATGGGAAAGCTGGCTTGAACCAGGAGTGGGGTTTGATTCGCTACATCTCTGGCCTGCTCAGGAAGAAAGTGGAGGTCCTGGCAGAG GCCTGCACGGACCTGCTGTCGCACCAGAAGCAGCTCACAGTGGGCCTGCCACCAGAGCCCCGGGAGAAGACCATCTCTGC GCCCCTGCCCCCCGAGGAGCTCACAAAGCTCATCTATGAAGCCAGCGGGCAGGACATCAGCATCGCCGTCCTCACACAG GAGATTGTGGTTTACCTGGCCATGTACGTCAGGGCGCAGCCCAGCCTCTTCGTGGAGATGCTCAGACTGCGGATTGGACTGATCATTCAGGTGATGGCCACGGAGCTGGCACGGAGCCTGAACTGCTCAG GAGAAGAAGCTTCTGAAAGTTTGATGAACCTCAGCCCTTTTGACATGAAAAACCTTCTGCACCATATTCTGAGTGGAAAAGAATTTGGCGTTGAAAGAAGCG GGTTTTATGGCCCCTCTGGTTTTTTTGCGTGCTGCTCAAGCGATGGTCACTCTCTCACCCATTCGCTGGACGCCTGCGGAGCCCGCGCTGTGTGGCAGGTGCTGTTCCAAGTGCTAGAGACAGAGCACTGGCCAGGGCAGACGAGGCTCTCTTCTAATGGAGTTT TGCGACCCATCCATTCCTCCACATCCAGCCCTGCCATCTCCATCCATGAGGTGGGACACACGGGAGTCACCAAAACCGAGAGGAGTGGCATTAACAGGCTGAGGAGCGAGATGAAACAG aTGACTAGGCGATTTAGTGCTGATGAACAG AGATCCAGCACCCCATCCTCGCCCACTGGCACATCATCGTCAGACTCTGGCGGGCATCACATTGGCTGGGGGGAGCGGCAGGGCCAGTGGCTACGCAGGAGGAGGCTGGACGGAGCCATCAACAGGGTCCCCGTGGGATTCTACCAGAGGGTGTGGAAGATCCTTCAGAAG TGCCATGGTCTGTCCATCGACGGTTATGTGCTCCCGTCCTCAACGACAAGAGAG ATGACCCCACAGGAGATCAAGTTCGCCGTGCACGTTGAGTCGGTGCTGAACCGCGTGCCGCAGCCCGAGTACCGGCAGCTGCTGGTGGAGGCCATCATGGTGCTGACGCTGCTCTCAGACACGGAGATGAACAGCATCGGGGGCATCATCCACGTGGACCAGATCGTGCAGATGGCCAACCAGCTATTCCTACAGGACCAG ATGTCAATTGGAGCCACGGATACCCTGGAGAAAGACCAAGTCACGGGCATTTGCCACTTCTTTTACGACAGCGCCCCGAGTGGGGCTTATGGGACAATGACCTACCTGACAAAGGCAGTGGCTTCCCATTTGCAGGAACTGCTGCCCAATTCAGGCTGCCAGATGCAATAG
- the PHKA2 gene encoding phosphorylase b kinase regulatory subunit alpha, liver isoform isoform X1 — MRSRSNSGVRLDGYARLVQQTILCYQNPVTGLLSASHEQKDAWVRDNIYSILAVWGLGMAYRKNADRDEDKAKAYELEQNVVKLMRGLLQCMMRQVHKVEKFKHTQSTKDSLHAKYNTATCSTVVGDDQWGHLQVDATSLFLLFLAQMTASGLRIIFTLDEVAFVQNLVFYIEAAYKVADYGMWERGDKTNQGIPELNASSVGMAKAALEAIDELDLFGAHGGRKSVIHVLPDDVEHCQSILFSMLPRASTSKEIDAGLLSIISFPAFAVEDMNLVNVTKNEIISKLQGRYGCCRFLRDGYKTPREDPNRLHYDPAELKLFENIECEWPVFWTYFIIDGVFNGDAVQVQEYREALEGILIRGKNGIHLVPELYAIPPNKVDEEYKNPHTVDRVPLGKLPHLWGQSLYILSSLLAEGFLATGEIDPLNRRFSTSVKPDVVVQVTVLAENNHIKDLLRKHGVNVQSIADIHPIRVQPGRILSHIYAKLGRNKNMKLSGRPYRHIGVLGTSKLYVIRNQIFTFTPQFTDQHHFYLALDNEMIVEMLRIELAYLCTCWRMTGRPTLTFPITHTMLTNDGSDIHSAVLSTIRKLEDGYFGGARVKLGSLSEFLTTSFYTYLTFLDPDCDEKLFNEDSEGSFSPDSDLGGYLEDTYNQVTESEDELDQYINHLLQSTSSKCYLPPLSKKTEDSHVFSAIHSTRDILSVMAKAKGLEIPFVPMTLPTKVLSTHRKSLNLVDSPQPLLNKAPEDDFQWPRDDHGDVDCDKLVEQLKDCSNLQDQADILYILYVIKGPSWDTNLSGQHGVTVHNLLSELYGKAGLNQEWGLIRYISGLLRKKVEVLAEACTDLLSHQKQLTVGLPPEPREKTISAPLPPEELTKLIYEASGQDISIAVLTQEIVVYLAMYVRAQPSLFVEMLRLRIGLIIQVMATELARSLNCSGEEASESLMNLSPFDMKNLLHHILSGKEFGVERSGFYGPSGFFACCSSDGHSLTHSLDACGARAVWQVLFQVLETEHWPGQTRLSSNGVLRPIHSSTSSPAISIHEVGHTGVTKTERSGINRLRSEMKQMTRRFSADEQLFSVSQAVASSAHSSKSARSSTPSSPTGTSSSDSGGHHIGWGERQGQWLRRRRLDGAINRVPVGFYQRVWKILQKCHGLSIDGYVLPSSTTREMTPQEIKFAVHVESVLNRVPQPEYRQLLVEAIMVLTLLSDTEMNSIGGIIHVDQIVQMANQLFLQDQMSIGATDTLEKDQVTGICHFFYDSAPSGAYGTMTYLTKAVASHLQELLPNSGCQMQ; from the exons AACGTGGTGAAACTGATGCGGGGTCTTCTCCAGTGCATGATGAGACAG GTACATAAAGTGGAGAAGTTCAAGCACACTCAGAGTACCAAGGACAGCCTGCACGCCAAGTACAACACTGCCACCTGCAGCACCGTGGTGGGTGACGACCAGTGGGGCCACCTCCAGGTGGATgccacctccctcttcctcctgttctTGGCCCAGATGACGGCCTCCG GTTTACGTATTATTTTCACCCTTGACGAGGTGGCCTTCGTACAGAATCTTGTTTTTTACATAGAAGCTGCATATAAAGTCGCT GATTATGGAATGTGGGAGCGCGGAGATAAGACTAATCAGGGCATTCCGGAATTGAACGCAAGCTCTGTAGGAATGGCCAAG GCAGCCCTTGAGGCAATTGACGAACTGGACCTCTTTGGAGCCCATGGGGGACGCAAGTCAGTGATCCACGTGCTGCCTGATGATGTGGAACACTGCCAG TCTATTCTGTTCTCCATGCTGCCAAGAGCATCAACGTCTAAGGAGATTGACGCTGGACTTCTTTCCATTATCTCTTTCCCGGCCTTTGCAGTGGAAGATATGAACCTTGTGAATGTgaccaaaaatgaaattatttccaagCTCCAG ggGCGTTATGGATGCTGTCGCTTCCTTCGAGACGGTTATAAAACCCCAAGAGAG GACCCAAACCGATTGCATTATGACCCTGCTGAACTCAAGCTCTTTGAAAACATTGAATGTGAATGGCCTGTGTTCTGGACATATTTCATAATAGATGGGGTCTTCAACGGTGACGCCGTTCAG GTCCAAGAGTACCGAGAGGCCCTGGAGGGAATATTAATCAGAGGCAAGAACGGGATCCACCTGGTGCCAGAACTGTATGCCATCCCACCTAACAAG GTAGATGAAGAGTATAAGAACCCCCACACGGTGGACAGAGTTCCTCTGGGGAAGCTGCCCCATCTGTGGGGTCAGTCCTTGTACATCCTCAGCTCGCTGTTGGCAGAG GGATTCCTTGCCACTGGAGAAATTGATCCCTTAAATAGAAGATTTTCCACTTCCGTCAAACCTGATGTCGTAGTGCAAG TCACCGTTCTGGCAGAAAACAACCACATTAAGGACTTGTTGAGGAAACATGGGGTAAACGTCCAGAGTATTGCTGACATTCATCCAATCCGAGTCCAGCCAGGCCGGATTCTTAGTCACATATATGCCAAGCTTG gaCGGAATAAGAATATGAAATTGAGTGGGCGGCCATATCGGCACATTGGCGTCCTTGGAACATCTAAGCTATATGTGATTAGGAACCAGATCTTTACTTTTACACCCCAG TTTACCGACCAGCATCATTTCTACCTGGCCCTGGACAATGAGATGATTGTGGAGATGCTGAGGATCGAACTGGCCTACTTGTGCACCTGCTGGCGGATGACGGGCAGACCCACGCTCACCTTCCCCATCACCCACACCATGCTCA caAATGATGGTTCAGACATTCATTCTGCAGTTCTTTCTACAATTAGAAAACTAGAGGATGGATATTTTGGAGGAGCCAg AGTAAAATTAGGGAGCCTTTCGGAATTTCTTACCACGTCTTTCTACACATATCTGACCTTCCTGGATCCAGACTGTGATGAGAAGTTGTTTAATGAGGACAGCGAAGGGAGCTTCAGTCCTGATTCCGACTTGGGAGGATATTTGGAAGATACCTATAATCAAG TTACAGAAAGCGAGGATGAACTTGACCAGTATATCAACCACCTCCTCCAAAGCACCTCTTCCAAGTGCTATCTGCCCCCTCTTTCTAAGAAGACAGAAGACAGCCATGTTTTCAGTGCCATCCACTCCACTCGGGATATACTTTCCGTGATGGCAAAAGCAAAGGGTTTGGAAATTCCAT ttgttcCCATGACTTTGCCAACTAAAGTTCTAAGTACCCACCGTAAATCACTAAATCTTGTTGATTCTCCTCAGCCACTCCTAAACAAG GCCCCCGAAGACGACTTCCAGTGGCCCAGAGATGACCATGGTGATGTGGACTGTGACAAGCTGGTTGAGCAGCTGAAAGATTGTTCAAACCTACAGGACCAAGCAGACATTCTGTACATTCTGTATGTAATAAA GGGCCCTAGCTGGGACACAAATCTCTCCGGACAGCACGGGGTCACCGTTCACAACCTCCTCAGCGAGCTCTATGGGAAAGCTGGCTTGAACCAGGAGTGGGGTTTGATTCGCTACATCTCTGGCCTGCTCAGGAAGAAAGTGGAGGTCCTGGCAGAG GCCTGCACGGACCTGCTGTCGCACCAGAAGCAGCTCACAGTGGGCCTGCCACCAGAGCCCCGGGAGAAGACCATCTCTGC GCCCCTGCCCCCCGAGGAGCTCACAAAGCTCATCTATGAAGCCAGCGGGCAGGACATCAGCATCGCCGTCCTCACACAG GAGATTGTGGTTTACCTGGCCATGTACGTCAGGGCGCAGCCCAGCCTCTTCGTGGAGATGCTCAGACTGCGGATTGGACTGATCATTCAGGTGATGGCCACGGAGCTGGCACGGAGCCTGAACTGCTCAG GAGAAGAAGCTTCTGAAAGTTTGATGAACCTCAGCCCTTTTGACATGAAAAACCTTCTGCACCATATTCTGAGTGGAAAAGAATTTGGCGTTGAAAGAAGCG GGTTTTATGGCCCCTCTGGTTTTTTTGCGTGCTGCTCAAGCGATGGTCACTCTCTCACCCATTCGCTGGACGCCTGCGGAGCCCGCGCTGTGTGGCAGGTGCTGTTCCAAGTGCTAGAGACAGAGCACTGGCCAGGGCAGACGAGGCTCTCTTCTAATGGAGTTT TGCGACCCATCCATTCCTCCACATCCAGCCCTGCCATCTCCATCCATGAGGTGGGACACACGGGAGTCACCAAAACCGAGAGGAGTGGCATTAACAGGCTGAGGAGCGAGATGAAACAG aTGACTAGGCGATTTAGTGCTGATGAACAG CTCTTTTCTGTGAGCCAGGCCGTGGCCAGCAGTGCACATTCCTCCAAGTCTGCG AGATCCAGCACCCCATCCTCGCCCACTGGCACATCATCGTCAGACTCTGGCGGGCATCACATTGGCTGGGGGGAGCGGCAGGGCCAGTGGCTACGCAGGAGGAGGCTGGACGGAGCCATCAACAGGGTCCCCGTGGGATTCTACCAGAGGGTGTGGAAGATCCTTCAGAAG TGCCATGGTCTGTCCATCGACGGTTATGTGCTCCCGTCCTCAACGACAAGAGAG ATGACCCCACAGGAGATCAAGTTCGCCGTGCACGTTGAGTCGGTGCTGAACCGCGTGCCGCAGCCCGAGTACCGGCAGCTGCTGGTGGAGGCCATCATGGTGCTGACGCTGCTCTCAGACACGGAGATGAACAGCATCGGGGGCATCATCCACGTGGACCAGATCGTGCAGATGGCCAACCAGCTATTCCTACAGGACCAG ATGTCAATTGGAGCCACGGATACCCTGGAGAAAGACCAAGTCACGGGCATTTGCCACTTCTTTTACGACAGCGCCCCGAGTGGGGCTTATGGGACAATGACCTACCTGACAAAGGCAGTGGCTTCCCATTTGCAGGAACTGCTGCCCAATTCAGGCTGCCAGATGCAATAG